A single region of the Streptomyces sp. NBC_00425 genome encodes:
- a CDS encoding enoyl-CoA hydratase/isomerase family protein — MPAPSILSTTDDHVTRLTLDRPEALNALTPDLRDRLIALLAEASADPEVRAVVLTGTGRGFCAGADLRGGTAAGERIAGDVARTLRVGAQRLIAAVLDCEKPVVAAVNGTAAGLGAHLAFACDLVLAAESARFIEVFVRRGLVPDGGGAYLLPRLVGPQRAKELMFFGDALGAADAERLGLVNRVVPDGELDKTAREWAARLAAGPTRALALTKQLVNASLDADRTTAFAAEAAAQEINMTTADAQEGVKSFTERRAAAFRGR; from the coding sequence ATGCCCGCCCCCTCGATCCTGAGCACGACGGACGACCACGTCACCCGTCTCACCCTCGACCGCCCCGAGGCGCTCAACGCCCTCACCCCGGACCTGCGCGACCGTCTGATCGCGCTGCTCGCCGAGGCGTCCGCCGACCCGGAGGTGCGGGCGGTGGTCCTGACCGGCACGGGCCGGGGGTTCTGCGCGGGGGCGGACCTGCGGGGCGGGACGGCGGCGGGCGAGCGGATCGCCGGGGACGTGGCCCGCACCCTCCGGGTGGGCGCCCAGCGCCTGATCGCCGCTGTCCTCGACTGCGAGAAGCCGGTCGTCGCGGCCGTGAACGGCACGGCGGCCGGTCTGGGCGCGCACCTCGCGTTCGCGTGCGATCTGGTGCTGGCCGCCGAGTCGGCCCGCTTCATCGAGGTGTTCGTCCGCCGCGGCCTGGTCCCCGACGGCGGCGGCGCCTATCTGCTCCCGCGTCTGGTGGGCCCGCAGCGCGCCAAGGAGCTGATGTTCTTCGGCGACGCGCTCGGCGCGGCCGACGCGGAACGCCTCGGCCTGGTCAACCGAGTCGTCCCGGACGGCGAGCTGGACAAGACGGCCCGCGAGTGGGCGGCCCGGCTGGCCGCCGGCCCGACCCGCGCCCTGGCCCTGACCAAGCAGCTCGTCAACGCCTCCCTCGACGCCGACCGCACGACCGCCTTCGCCGCCGAGGCCGCCGCCCAGGAGATCAACATGACGACGGCGGACGCGCAGGAGGGCGTGAAGAGCTTCACGGAACGCCGCGCGGCGGCCTTCCGGGGCCGCTGA
- a CDS encoding Zn-dependent alcohol dehydrogenase, translating into MRGVVFDGERVEVVDDLEVRDPEAGEVLVAVAAAGLCHSDLSVVDGTIPFPAPVVLGHEGAGVVAAVGPGVTHVVPGDHVALSTLANCGACAECDRGRPTMCRQAIGRPGRPFTRAGRPLFQFAANSAFAERTVVKAVQAVPIPKDVPLTSAALIGCGVLTGVGAVLNRARVGHGESVVVIGTGGIGLNVLQGARIAGALRIVAVDANPAKEATARRFGATHFLTSADGVREVLPTGADHVFECVGRVELIRTAVDLLDRHGQAVLLGVPPATAEASFRVSSLFLDKSILGCRYGASRPQRDVALYAELYREGRLLLDELVTQTYPVEDFEKAAADAEAGRVARGVLTF; encoded by the coding sequence ATGCGAGGCGTGGTGTTCGACGGTGAGCGGGTCGAGGTCGTCGACGACCTGGAGGTGCGGGACCCGGAAGCCGGCGAGGTGCTGGTCGCCGTCGCGGCGGCCGGGCTGTGTCACAGCGACCTGTCGGTCGTCGACGGGACGATCCCCTTCCCCGCGCCGGTCGTCCTCGGGCACGAGGGCGCGGGCGTCGTGGCCGCGGTCGGCCCCGGGGTCACGCATGTCGTGCCCGGGGACCATGTCGCGCTGTCCACGCTCGCCAACTGCGGCGCCTGCGCGGAGTGCGACCGGGGCCGCCCCACGATGTGCCGGCAGGCCATCGGGCGGCCCGGGAGACCGTTCACGCGCGCGGGGCGCCCCCTCTTCCAGTTCGCGGCCAACTCCGCCTTCGCCGAGCGGACGGTGGTCAAGGCCGTGCAGGCGGTGCCGATCCCCAAGGACGTCCCGCTGACGTCCGCCGCGCTGATCGGGTGCGGGGTGCTGACCGGCGTCGGGGCCGTGCTGAACCGCGCGCGCGTGGGCCACGGCGAGAGCGTCGTCGTCATCGGCACAGGCGGGATCGGGCTCAACGTGCTGCAGGGCGCGCGGATCGCGGGCGCGCTGCGGATCGTCGCCGTCGACGCGAACCCGGCGAAGGAGGCGACGGCCCGGCGGTTCGGGGCCACGCACTTCCTGACGTCGGCGGACGGCGTGCGGGAGGTGCTGCCGACGGGCGCGGACCACGTCTTCGAATGCGTGGGACGGGTCGAGCTGATCCGGACCGCCGTCGACCTGCTCGACCGGCACGGTCAGGCGGTGCTGCTCGGAGTGCCGCCGGCGACGGCCGAGGCGTCCTTCCGCGTCTCCTCGCTGTTCCTGGACAAGTCGATCCTGGGCTGCCGCTACGGCGCCTCGCGCCCCCAGCGGGACGTCGCCCTGTACGCGGAGCTGTACCGCGAGGGCCGGCTGCTGCTCGACGAACTCGTCACCCAGACCTACCCGGTCGAGGACTTCGAGAAGGCCGCGGCGGACGCCGAGGCGGGACGGGTGGCGCGCGGAGTGCTGACGTTCTAG
- a CDS encoding GlxA family transcriptional regulator yields MGPVEYAPRPHRVVVLALDGLLPFELGIPHRIFGRPKDARGRLLYEVVTCSVRPPGPVETDADFAIMVEHGPEALATADTVIVPASYELGPVFEEGVLTDELAAALDRVRPGTRLASICTGVYVLAAAGFLDGRPATTHWADAEHLQRLFPQIKVDPDVLFVDDGDVLTSAGVAAGIDLCLHMVRRDHGTAVANDVARRTVVPPHRDGGQAQYIARPVPDPQQATTTGARAWALGRLHEPLQLRDMAEREAMSVRTFTRRFREEVGVSPGQWLTQQRVERARHLLESSGLSVDRIARDAGFGTAQSMRQHLQAALGVTPTAYRRTFRTTDATPPDTTH; encoded by the coding sequence ATGGGTCCTGTCGAGTACGCCCCCCGCCCCCATCGCGTCGTCGTCCTCGCCCTGGACGGTCTGCTCCCCTTCGAGCTGGGCATCCCGCACCGCATCTTCGGCCGCCCCAAGGACGCCCGCGGACGCCTTCTGTACGAGGTCGTCACCTGTTCGGTGCGCCCGCCGGGCCCCGTCGAGACGGACGCCGACTTCGCGATCATGGTCGAGCACGGTCCCGAGGCGCTGGCCACCGCCGACACCGTGATCGTCCCGGCCAGCTATGAGCTCGGCCCGGTCTTCGAGGAGGGCGTCCTGACCGACGAACTCGCCGCCGCCCTCGACCGCGTCAGGCCCGGCACCCGGCTCGCCTCCATCTGCACCGGCGTGTACGTGCTGGCCGCGGCCGGCTTCCTCGACGGCCGTCCCGCGACCACGCACTGGGCCGACGCCGAACACCTCCAGCGGCTCTTCCCGCAGATCAAGGTCGACCCGGACGTGCTCTTCGTCGACGACGGCGACGTGCTCACCTCGGCCGGCGTCGCCGCCGGCATCGACCTGTGCCTGCACATGGTCCGCCGCGACCACGGCACCGCCGTAGCCAACGACGTGGCCCGCCGCACCGTCGTGCCCCCGCACCGCGACGGCGGTCAGGCCCAGTACATCGCGCGACCGGTGCCCGACCCGCAGCAGGCGACCACGACCGGCGCCCGCGCATGGGCGCTCGGCCGCCTGCACGAGCCCCTCCAACTGCGCGACATGGCCGAGCGGGAGGCCATGTCGGTGCGGACGTTCACCCGCCGCTTCCGCGAGGAGGTCGGCGTCAGCCCCGGCCAGTGGCTCACCCAGCAACGGGTCGAACGAGCCCGGCACCTGCTGGAGTCCAGCGGCCTGTCCGTCGACCGGATCGCCCGGGACGCCGGTTTCGGCACCGCCCAGTCGATGCGCCAGCACCTACAGGCCGCACTCGGAGTCACCCCGACCGCCTACCGCCGCACCTTCCGCACGACCGACGCCACCCCGCCCGACACCACCCACTAG
- a CDS encoding multicopper oxidase family protein — protein MTSLARRDVLKCLPVVAGAAVTGTAVTGTAAARAAGSRGSALRADADAGFPQPETRRADPDTGRLATRLTVAFTELAVPGVGSVLTRAYEGSVPGPTLRVRPGETLEIMQVNALPPNAEAMREAHPDMNVPHHFNTFNLHTHGMHVDPSGEADNVFRAFEPAAVPGTTTAHRSIVDVPADHPAGTFWYHPHLHGSTSSQLLSGMAGVLVVEGDVDEVPEIAAAKEVVVCVSELKLSGGRVPDLTSHGVWDDIPSTFLVNGAKNPVLTIAPGEIQRWRVVNAGALTAHFLSVGGQEMHQIACDGVTFMKPVATTGVTLPMGGRVDLLVRGGRPGTYKVSGGGPSHHLFTLVVTGAPRTMSLPAELPGRPTELPEPTRTRTLTFRSYENVFSGAFPNAYRILGDGETPPADPGAGRDDLAWGRLCADYVNQRVRLGEVEEWTIVNDSHAHAHSHHPFHLHTNHFLLTAVDNRKLATPVWHDTVAVPPNGSITFRLRAEDFTGRSMLHCHQLQHGDEGMMQIVDYVR, from the coding sequence ATGACGTCGTTGGCCCGTCGTGACGTGCTGAAGTGCCTGCCGGTCGTGGCCGGCGCGGCCGTGACCGGAACGGCGGTGACCGGAACGGCGGCCGCGCGCGCGGCCGGCTCGCGCGGGTCGGCCCTGCGGGCGGACGCCGACGCCGGGTTCCCGCAGCCGGAGACGCGCCGGGCGGACCCGGACACGGGGCGGCTCGCCACCCGGCTGACCGTCGCGTTCACCGAGCTGGCGGTCCCCGGCGTGGGCAGTGTGCTCACCCGCGCCTACGAGGGGTCGGTCCCGGGGCCGACGCTGCGGGTGCGGCCCGGGGAGACCCTGGAGATCATGCAGGTCAACGCGCTGCCACCGAACGCCGAGGCGATGCGGGAAGCACATCCGGACATGAATGTCCCGCATCACTTCAACACCTTCAACCTGCACACCCATGGCATGCACGTGGACCCTTCGGGTGAGGCGGACAACGTCTTCCGTGCCTTCGAGCCCGCAGCCGTTCCGGGGACCACGACCGCCCACCGCAGCATCGTCGACGTCCCGGCGGATCATCCGGCCGGCACCTTCTGGTACCACCCCCACCTTCACGGCTCCACCTCGAGCCAGCTGCTGAGCGGGATGGCGGGCGTGCTCGTCGTCGAGGGGGACGTGGACGAGGTCCCCGAGATCGCCGCGGCCAAGGAGGTCGTCGTCTGCGTCAGCGAGCTCAAACTGTCCGGCGGACGGGTGCCGGATCTGACCTCGCACGGCGTCTGGGACGACATCCCCTCGACGTTCCTGGTCAACGGGGCGAAGAACCCCGTTCTGACCATCGCCCCGGGGGAGATCCAGCGCTGGCGTGTCGTCAACGCCGGAGCCCTTACCGCTCACTTCCTCAGCGTGGGCGGCCAGGAGATGCACCAGATCGCCTGTGACGGCGTCACCTTCATGAAACCCGTCGCCACCACCGGCGTGACGCTGCCCATGGGAGGACGGGTGGACCTGCTGGTCCGCGGCGGCAGGCCCGGCACCTACAAGGTGTCCGGTGGGGGTCCCTCCCACCACCTTTTCACGCTCGTCGTCACCGGCGCCCCCCGCACGATGTCGCTGCCGGCCGAACTGCCCGGCCGGCCCACCGAACTGCCCGAGCCGACCCGCACCCGGACGCTGACCTTCCGCAGTTACGAGAACGTCTTCTCAGGCGCCTTCCCGAACGCCTACCGGATCCTGGGCGACGGTGAGACGCCGCCCGCCGACCCCGGGGCCGGCCGTGACGACCTCGCCTGGGGCCGTCTCTGCGCCGACTACGTCAACCAGCGCGTCCGGCTGGGCGAGGTCGAGGAGTGGACGATCGTCAACGACTCCCACGCCCACGCCCACAGCCATCACCCCTTCCACCTGCACACCAACCACTTCCTGCTCACAGCCGTCGACAACCGCAAGCTGGCCACACCGGTCTGGCACGACACCGTCGCCGTCCCGCCGAACGGTTCGATCACCTTCCGGCTGCGCGCCGAGGACTTCACCGGACGGTCGATGCTGCACTGCCACCAGCTCCAGCACGGCGACGAGGGCATGATGCAGATCGTCGACTACGTGCGCTGA
- a CDS encoding flavin reductase family protein — MGHAGMAAAAVRYLRAEGRPVEPLPRPELRCVREDERAPVDAGEFRRVLGSFASGVTVVTAPAADGDGAPAGFACQSFSSLSLDPPLVAFMVGRTSTTWPRIARAGVFCVNVLGAGQQALCRAFAASGTDKFAGVDHDPAPVSGAPRLAGALAWIDCTIHAVHTGGDHLIVVGRVNALGTDGADEPPLLFHRGRFR, encoded by the coding sequence ATGGGACATGCGGGAATGGCGGCCGCGGCCGTGCGGTATCTGCGGGCGGAGGGCCGGCCGGTCGAACCGCTGCCGCGGCCCGAGCTGCGCTGTGTCCGGGAGGACGAGCGGGCGCCGGTGGACGCGGGCGAGTTCCGCCGTGTCCTCGGGAGCTTCGCCTCGGGTGTGACGGTCGTGACGGCGCCCGCCGCCGACGGCGACGGCGCCCCCGCCGGCTTCGCCTGCCAGTCGTTCTCCTCGCTCTCCCTCGACCCGCCCCTGGTCGCCTTCATGGTCGGCCGGACGTCCACCACCTGGCCGCGGATCGCCCGCGCGGGCGTCTTCTGCGTCAACGTCCTCGGCGCGGGCCAGCAGGCGCTGTGCCGCGCGTTCGCGGCGAGCGGCACGGACAAGTTCGCCGGCGTCGACCACGACCCGGCGCCGGTCTCGGGCGCTCCCCGCCTTGCCGGCGCCCTCGCCTGGATCGACTGCACCATCCACGCGGTCCACACGGGCGGCGACCACCTCATCGTCGTCGGACGGGTGAACGCCCTGGGGACGGACGGCGCGGACGAGCCGCCGCTGCTGTTCCACCGGGGCCGGTTCCGCTGA
- a CDS encoding MFS transporter, whose translation MSDRAHGRVSGRRRARIHRAWFVAAVTFVTIIGAAAFRSLPGLLIDPLHAEFGWSRGTIGAAVSVNLALYGLTAPFAAALMDRFGIRRVVAAALTVIAAGSLLTVWMTAAWQLLLYWGLLVGLGSGSMALAFAATVTNRWFTERRGLVTGILTAASASGQLVFLPVLSWTVLRYGWRPAAVTVALAALTVVPFVWLLLRDHPADVGQKPYGAREFTPKPPPVRGAARRTLRVLSSAVRTGPFWLLAGTFAICGASTNGLVQTHFVPAAHDHGMPVTAAASLLAVIGVFDVVGTVASGWFTDRFEPRRLLAVYYALRGMSLLFLPVLLAPSVHPPMVFFIVFYGLDWVATVPPTLALCREQYGEDSAIVFGWVLASHQLGAALVAFLGGVARDAFGSYDVVWYGSGALCAAAALMALVIRRRPATAALTPATG comes from the coding sequence GTGTCCGACCGTGCCCACGGCCGCGTGTCCGGCCGTCGCCGGGCCCGGATCCACCGCGCCTGGTTCGTCGCCGCCGTCACCTTCGTCACGATCATCGGCGCGGCGGCCTTCCGCTCGCTGCCCGGTCTGCTCATCGACCCGTTGCATGCGGAGTTCGGCTGGTCGCGCGGCACGATCGGTGCGGCGGTCTCGGTCAACCTGGCGCTGTACGGCCTCACCGCCCCGTTCGCGGCCGCCCTCATGGACCGGTTCGGCATCCGCCGGGTGGTCGCCGCGGCGCTGACCGTGATCGCGGCCGGCTCGCTGCTGACGGTGTGGATGACGGCGGCCTGGCAACTGCTGCTGTACTGGGGCCTGCTGGTCGGCCTCGGCTCGGGCTCGATGGCGCTGGCCTTCGCCGCGACCGTGACCAACCGCTGGTTCACCGAGCGCCGGGGACTGGTCACCGGCATCCTGACCGCCGCCTCCGCCTCCGGCCAGCTGGTCTTCCTGCCGGTGCTGTCCTGGACGGTCCTGCGGTACGGGTGGCGCCCGGCGGCCGTCACGGTGGCGCTGGCCGCGCTCACCGTCGTCCCCTTCGTGTGGCTGCTGCTGCGGGACCATCCGGCGGACGTGGGTCAGAAGCCGTACGGTGCACGGGAGTTCACGCCGAAGCCGCCGCCGGTGCGGGGTGCGGCCCGGCGCACGCTGCGGGTCCTGTCCTCGGCGGTGCGCACCGGCCCGTTCTGGCTGCTGGCCGGCACCTTCGCGATCTGCGGCGCCTCGACGAACGGCCTGGTGCAGACCCACTTCGTGCCCGCTGCGCACGACCACGGCATGCCGGTGACGGCGGCCGCCTCGCTGCTGGCCGTGATCGGCGTCTTCGACGTGGTCGGCACGGTCGCCTCCGGCTGGTTCACGGACCGTTTCGAGCCTCGCCGGCTGCTGGCGGTGTACTACGCGCTGCGCGGCATGTCGCTGCTGTTCCTTCCGGTGCTGCTGGCTCCGTCCGTGCATCCGCCGATGGTCTTCTTCATCGTGTTCTACGGGCTCGACTGGGTCGCCACCGTGCCGCCCACCCTCGCCCTGTGCCGCGAGCAGTACGGCGAGGACAGCGCCATCGTCTTCGGGTGGGTGCTCGCCTCCCACCAGCTGGGCGCGGCCCTGGTCGCCTTCCTGGGCGGCGTGGCGCGGGACGCCTTCGGCTCGTACGACGTCGTCTGGTACGGGTCGGGCGCGCTGTGCGCGGCGGCGGCGCTGATGGCCCTCGTGATCCGTCGCCGGCCGGCCACGGCGGCCCTCACGCCTGCGACGGGCTGA